A portion of the Anser cygnoides isolate HZ-2024a breed goose chromosome 25, Taihu_goose_T2T_genome, whole genome shotgun sequence genome contains these proteins:
- the LOC106041363 gene encoding polymeric immunoglobulin receptor-like, with translation MEVLLLFVALLQEPVLSTLYGPRFLTGTVGGSVTHQCFYSITPTNKHDRKYWCKRASDGICYTIISTTGYVSKGHMGRVSLEDIPENGTFMVTMTQLESSDTGTYRCGIGSTNRDLYVSLNLTVSEDLGTPRLAELLHGELRGSVTIPCPPGDTRNGTKRFWCKAGSTGCALIADTNGYVAKSYEGRIFITPQDSSGAFKVLINDLRKEDAGLYRCGTGSLGSRDSPRDVALQVTTASSRPRRPKFLSGAVGGSLSVRCHHDPQGSYEAKYLCRWKAASCSLLVDLDGFVHESYEGRIRIASSDEEKGMYTVVMGPLREDDAGWYWCGARSGHTEHTSAVKLLIQKGTCTSQNPETYTLMNPILPSSLAAFSMPTQRNTAGTRYTAGTTYTAGTTYTTGTKYTAGTMGTMGTSTQLPTAPPGTLVTSRSSIYHESSSGESHLLPGVLSALLLLIFITIAILVLTKIKLQKETGQERSTLGHVEAVLVQAGLNPAKEQMEETGIPDKANGCKTDSSKCRIIYAILGRFRRTSLCGSYEEKNTFQQN, from the exons AGCCGGTGTTGAGTACCTTGTACGGGCCCCGGTTTCTGACAGGCACAGTTGGAGGGTCGGTCACTCACCAGTGCTTCTACTCAATCACACCCACCAACAAACACGACAGAAAATACTGGTGTAAAAGAGCAAGTGATGGAATTTGCTACACCATCATTTCTACCACTGGCTATGTCTCAAAAGGCCACATGGGCCGGGTGTCCCTCGAGGACATCCCAGAGAACGGCACCTTCATGGTGACAATGAcacagctggagagcagcgACACGGGGACCTACCGCTGTGGCATCGGCAGCACCAACCGGGACCTCTATGTCAGCCTGAACCTGACGGTTTCGGAAG ACCTGGGCACACCGAGGCTGGCCGAGTTGCTCCACGGGGAGCTCCGCGGTTCCGTCAccatcccctgccctcctggggACACCCGCAATGGCACAAAGAGGTTCTGGTGCAAAGCGGGGAGCACTGGCTGCGCTCTCATCGCCGACACCAATGGCTATGTGGCGAAGAGCTACGAGGGACGAATCTTTATTACCCCTCAGGACAGCTCTGGAGCATTCAAAGTGCTGATAAAcgatttaagaaaggaagatgCAGGGCTGTACAGGTGTGGGACGGGCAGCCTGGGCAGCCGGGACAGCCCGCGGGACGTGGCTCTGCAGGTGACCACAG CCTCCTCCCGGCCCAGGAGGCCGAAGTTCCTAAGCGGCGCGGTGGGAGGCTCACTGTCCGTGAGGTGCCACCACGACCCCCAGGGCAGCTACGAGGCGAAGTACCTGTGCAGGTGGAAGGCggccagctgctccctgctggtgGATCTGGATGGGTTTGTGCATGAGTCCTACGAAGGGCGCATACGGATCGCCAGCAGCGACGAGGAGAAGGGGATGTACACCGTGGTGATGGGCCCCCTGAGAGAGGACGATGCGGGGTGGTACTGGTGTGGGGCCAGAAGCGGGCACACGGAGCACACGTCCGCTGTGAAGCTGCTCATCCAGAAGG gaaCCTGCACTTCACAAAACCCAGAAACATACACTCTTATGAACCCCATTTTGCCATCAAGCCTGGCAGCCTTCAGCATGCCCACGCAGAGGAACACTGCAGGCACCAGATACACTGCGGGCACCACGTACACCGCAGGCACCACGTATACCACAGGCACCAAGTACACTGCAGGCACCATGGGCACCATGggcaccagcacccagctgcccaCTGCCCCCCCTGGCACTTTGGTGACCTCCCGCAGCAGCATCTATCACGAGAG CTCATCAGGTGAATCACACCTGCTCCCAGGTGTGCTATCGGCTCTGCTTTTGCTGATTTTCATCACTATCGCTATTCTCGTCCTTACCAAAATAAAGCTTCAAAAGGAGACTG GACAAGAAAGAAGCACCCTGGGACATGTAGAAGCTGTGCTGGTTCAGGCTGGTCTAAACCCCGCGAAAGAGCAAATGGAGGAAACCGGGATCCCAGACAAAGCGAACGGATGCAAGACAGACTCAAGCAAATGTCG GATAATCTATGCTATCCTTGGAAGGTTCAGGCGGACCAGCTTATGT GGATcctatgaggaaaaaaacacttttcaacaGAATTGA